Proteins encoded by one window of Bacillus sp. DTU_2020_1000418_1_SI_GHA_SEK_038:
- a CDS encoding fumarate hydratase, whose product MTVADYAADYKHVWGVDQDFYKSVEESCKTLYIESLKDLPPDVRTALERAYENEELESGKEILATLIKTVSTADDQKLLICQDTGIPVYFVKVGNQVRFDGLRLEQAIRKGTERATLEHPLRSSIVNTLTRKNHGTSTGNQVPIIHYEFVEGDQIEILIVPKGSGSENMSYLKMLTPAAGIEGIKKYVLECVFESGANPCPPTIVGIGIGGTADKCAALAKKAAAREVGSPNPDPIVRELEEELFALINKLGLGAQGLGGSTTALAVHIEAADTHMTCNPVAVNMMCWPARRMRATFSQGEDPRISF is encoded by the coding sequence ATGACAGTTGCCGATTATGCTGCAGATTACAAGCATGTTTGGGGAGTGGACCAAGATTTTTATAAAAGTGTTGAGGAATCATGCAAAACCCTATATATTGAATCCCTTAAGGATTTACCGCCAGATGTTAGAACTGCTTTAGAAAGAGCTTACGAAAATGAAGAATTAGAAAGTGGTAAAGAGATTCTAGCAACACTCATCAAAACTGTTTCTACTGCGGATGATCAAAAATTATTAATCTGCCAAGACACAGGAATTCCTGTATACTTTGTAAAAGTAGGCAATCAAGTGCGGTTTGATGGTCTAAGACTAGAGCAAGCCATTAGAAAAGGAACGGAGCGGGCAACACTGGAGCACCCATTAAGAAGCAGTATTGTAAACACATTAACGAGAAAAAACCATGGCACTTCTACCGGAAACCAAGTCCCTATTATTCACTATGAATTTGTGGAAGGAGATCAAATTGAAATTCTAATTGTTCCTAAGGGATCAGGTTCTGAAAACATGAGTTATTTAAAAATGTTAACGCCCGCCGCCGGTATTGAAGGGATTAAAAAATACGTCTTAGAATGTGTATTTGAATCTGGCGCCAACCCATGTCCCCCTACTATCGTGGGAATCGGAATCGGTGGAACAGCAGATAAATGTGCAGCACTTGCGAAAAAAGCTGCGGCACGTGAAGTGGGTTCTCCTAATCCGGATCCAATTGTACGGGAACTTGAGGAGGAACTGTTTGCCTTAATCAATAAATTAGGATTAGGTGCACAAGGCTTAGGAGGTAGTACAACAGCATTAGCAGTCCATATTGAAGCAGCAGATACCCATATGACATGTAACCCAGTAGCTGTCAATATGATGTGTTGGCCTGCACGTAGAATGAGAGCGACCTTCAGTCAAGGGGAAGATCCTAGAATTTCATTTTAA